In Mixophyes fleayi isolate aMixFle1 chromosome 4, aMixFle1.hap1, whole genome shotgun sequence, the following proteins share a genomic window:
- the TBXAS1 gene encoding thromboxane-A synthase yields the protein MEAGWTEGLDGFKITLALVAGSLFLLYWYSVSAFSQLEKMGIRHPKPLPFIGNILLFQKGFWEPAREIMRTYGPITGYYVGRRPMVLLSDPEAIKQVLQKEFPNFTNRMKLNLVTKPLSDSLLFLRDEQWKRVRSVLTPSFSAARMKEMCPLINHGCDVLVSSLQRFADSGESCNVQRCYACYTMDIVASVAFGTSVDSQKNPDHPLVQNSKKFLDLFTPFKPLILLTLAFPSIMIPIARRLPNNNRDRINRFFRKFIKEMIDQRDQQPANERRCDFLQLMLDARDSTAHVSVDHFDIVNQADLAAPKKRKDQEPGKKAKTLNEDEILGQAFIFLIAGYETTCSLLSFATYLLATHPECLETLLKEVDEFAEKHDTADYNTVHHLPYLDMVISESLRMYPPAFRFAREAVHGCTVMGCKIPAGTVLEIPVGCIQNDPQYWPEPEKFRPERFTAEEKQKRHPFLYLPFGAGPRSCIGMRLAILEAKITLFRVLQKFRFETCSQTQIPLQITTLNTLRPKDGVYVKVVAR from the exons ATGGAGGCCGGCTGGACGGAGGGTCTGGATGGCTTTAAGATCACGTTGGCGCTCGTTGCCGGATCCTTGTTCCTGCTGTACTG gtACTCAGTGTCCGCTTTCTCTCAGTTGGAGAAAATGGGAATTAGACATCCCAAACCTCTACCTTTCATCGGGAACATTCTGCTCTTCCAGAAG GGATTCTGGGAACCTGCAAGGGAAATTATGCGAACGTACGGACCAATCACTGG GTACTACGTGGGGCGTCGTCCGATGGTTCTGTTATCTGATCCCGAGGCCAtcaaacaggtcctacagaaaGAGTTTCCCAACTTCACCAACAGGATG aAGCTGAACTTGGTGACCAAACCGCTGAGCGACAGTCTGCTATTCCTCCGGGATGAGCAATGGAAGCGAGTGCGCAGCGTCCTGACACCGTCCTTCAGCGCCGCGCGCATGAAAGAG ATGTGCCCCTTGATCAACCACGGCTGCGACGTGCTGGTCAGTAGTTTGCAGCGATTCGCAGACTCGGGGGAATCCTGTAACGTCCAAAG ATGTTACGCCTGTTACACTATGGACATAGTGGCCAGTGTAGCGTTTGGCACGAGCGTGGATTCTCAGAAAAATCCGGACCACCCTCTGGTGCAGAACAGCAAGAAGTTTCTAGACTTGTTTACCCCCTTCAAGCCTCTGATCCTGCTGACAT TGGCATTTCCGTCCATCATGATCCCCATCGCCCGCCGTCTCCCCAATAACAACCGTGACCGGATTAACCGCTTCTTCCGCAAGTTCATTAAGGAAATGATCGATCAGCGGGACCAGCAGCCGGCTAACGAG AGACGCTGTGATTTTCTGCAGCTCATGCTGGACGCCCGCGACTCCACGGCCCACGTCTCCGTGGACCACTTCGACATCGTGAACCAGGCCGACCTGGCGGCTCCGAAGAAGAGGAAAGACCAGGAGCCCGGCAAGAAAGCCAAGACGCTCAACGAGGACGAGATCTTAGGCCAGGCCTTCATCTTCCTGATCGCTGGCTACGAGACcacctgcagcctcctctcttttGCCACCTACCTCCTGGCCACCCACCCCGAGTGCCTGGAGACTCTTCTGAAAGAAGTGGATGAGTTTGCTGAGAAACAC GACACCGCAGACTACAACACGGTGCACCATCTACCATATTTGGACATGGTGATCTCGGAGTCTCTCCGCATGTATCCCCCCGCGTTCCG ATTTGCTCGGGAAGCCGTTCACGGTTGCACAGTGATGGGGTGTAAGATTCCGGCCGGTACGGTGCTGGAGATACCCGTTGGGTGTATACAGAACGACCCCCAGTACTGGCCTGAGCCAGAGAAATTCAGACCCGAGAG GTTCACCGCTGAAGAGAAGCAGAAGCGTCACCCGTTCTTATACCTCCCGTTTGGGGCAGGACCCCGCAGCTGTATTGGGATGAGACTCGCCATCTTGGAAGCCAAAATCACCTTGTTCCGAGTCCTGCAGAAATTTCGTTTTGAGACGTGTTCCCAAACACAG ATTCCGCTCCAGATCACCACCTTGAACACACTGAGGCCCAAAGACGGCGTCTACGTGAAGGTCGTAGCTCGTTAA